The segment GCTTTGATAGACCAACCACCGTCCATGAACTGTCGCGCCAACCAATCCAGCAACTCGGGATGTGTTGGTGGCTCACCCTGTATGCCGAAGTTGTCGACGGTCGCGACAAGTCCTTTGCCAAAATGCCATCGCCAAATGCGATTGACCATGACGCGAGCGGTCAGGGGATGGTCCCCGCTCGTCAACCAGCGAGCAAATTGCAATCGGCCACTCTGGTCATCGGGCAGGTTCGGTTGATCGTCATCGGACAGCACACGTGGAAAACGACGCGGGATTATTTCACCCAGCGTCAGATGACTGCCGCGGACATGAATGGCTGCGTCGGCAATCGTGCCGTCCGAAACAGCCATCGCAGTCGGCATGATGGGCGTGGTTTCTTCAATCTGCTCGAGTTCTTCACGCAGTTTCTGCAACTTGGACTGAACTGATTCGGGAAACCGCGTCTCGACATCTGTGGGAATCGTTTCGCCTGCTGGCAGCGCCAATTGCTTCGTTGCGATTGCGACTTGATCGGCGATCTGTTGTTTTTTTGCTGCCAGACTTGTGTCATTTTCCTGCTTTCGTGCAAGATCGTCGACAGTGGCAATGGAGACCTCGTTCCACCTCGCAACGAGCTTGAAGGACTCCATTGTGTGGGTGCTTTTAAAGATCCCGGCCAATGCATAGTAGTCATCGTGGCCAAGTGGATCGAACTTATGTGTATGACAGCGGGCACAGCCAAGCGTCAGACTCATCAACCCTCGGCCAATGGTGTCGATCTGCTCATCGACAATGTCCATTTCCATCTTTTGCCCATCGACTTCCGCTAGCACCTTGGGCCCAAGTGAGAGGTAGCCCGTCGCGATCAGTCGCTGATGCTTCAGGGCGGTGTCACCTTGCGAGTCGAGTAGATCCCCAGCAAGTTGCTCCGTCAAGAATTGGTCGTATGGCTTGTCACCATTGAACGATTGCACGACGTAATCCCGATAACGCCACGCATTGCCGTGTGCTGCATTTTCGTCCAGCCCATTGGAGTCCGCATAGCGTGCAACATCGAGCCAGTGGCGTCCCCATCGTTCACCATAGTGAGGCGATTCGAGCAATCGATCCACCACGCGACGAAACGCATCGTTTGCCTTGTCGGCAAGGAAGGCATTGATTTCATCAGACGTCGGGGGAAGCCCAATCAGGTCAAAGGTGGCGCGCCGTATCAACGTACGTTTATCAGCTCTTTCAACTGGCACCAAGTTGTGTTGATCCAATGCCCTCGCGATAAACGCGTCGATTGGACTGGAACTGAAGCCCAACGAACCCGGTACATCCGGGGATGCAATCGGCCGGAAAGCCCAGTGCTTGCGACCGGCTTCGATGTCAATGTTTTCGCGCGACGGGACGAAGTCCACTTCGCCGCTCTCTGGATGCGG is part of the Rubripirellula reticaptiva genome and harbors:
- a CDS encoding PSD1 and planctomycete cytochrome C domain-containing protein, whose translation is MKIFCTLTTLAIAFSYAPSAFAEEAAKAPELPSTEQIQFFETSIRPLLANHCYGCHGEETQEGELRLDSLAGILTGGTAGSLVVAGKPKSSLLLTAVSHRDSELRMPPDEPLSDRQVADLTRWVDMGIPHPESGEVDFVPSRENIDIEAGRKHWAFRPIASPDVPGSLGFSSSPIDAFIARALDQHNLVPVERADKRTLIRRATFDLIGLPPTSDEINAFLADKANDAFRRVVDRLLESPHYGERWGRHWLDVARYADSNGLDENAAHGNAWRYRDYVVQSFNGDKPYDQFLTEQLAGDLLDSQGDTALKHQRLIATGYLSLGPKVLAEVDGQKMEMDIVDEQIDTIGRGLMSLTLGCARCHTHKFDPLGHDDYYALAGIFKSTHTMESFKLVARWNEVSIATVDDLARKQENDTSLAAKKQQIADQVAIATKQLALPAGETIPTDVETRFPESVQSKLQKLREELEQIEETTPIMPTAMAVSDGTIADAAIHVRGSHLTLGEIIPRRFPRVLSDDDQPNLPDDQSGRLQFARWLTSGDHPLTARVMVNRIWRWHFGKGLVATVDNFGIQGEPPTHPELLDWLARQFMDGGWSIKAMHRTIMLSETYQRRSSADANNASDNASNNTSIDGDNQFYWRSDIRRLEAEAIRDSLLSISGQLDRMVGGPVLQTPNRTLVFNHTSQDASSYDTTRRSIYVPIIRNHLYDVFQLFDYTDASVLTGNRDTSTLSPQALFLMNSEFVTEVTTSMAERLLKKPSSRQTRIARLFEESYGRLPTKSETGHVAQFLTQLEQHAAVRDQTQAWQTLCQSIVSSSEFIYLR